From one Lineus longissimus chromosome 3, tnLinLong1.2, whole genome shotgun sequence genomic stretch:
- the LOC135484195 gene encoding uncharacterized protein LOC135484195 has protein sequence MAATAKAKKERGIAKGSVTRADKTLYGLIGRKRPLVEVKTAHETATAAYEELVNRHQEYLRTLDEPSDIEREDEWLQDHADRCDKWADDVNDYAATFTTTTVTHPAVRPTVAAPKMDLKVDRVEKPTFTGKVLDYFQFRKDFKFVYAKYSEEETLYCLRKAVGDDGRKWLVAVNSVSEAWAILDQQYGDPRVISDAVLNSLAKQKPVPEEDMTKFANFYHHIKSAKNILGELHRANDLDNSTTLATMESKLSYNDRLKWARFQLEKVVDPCVDSFLRFLNVEMNVKRIAGAEIRSGASSNYGNGSHKSGKVCAETAKLRNEAASSNSYATVSFGKSKAAPSSPGTASAVNTREPPKTSCWVCSEQHRPQECGKFLGMSLGQRLSEVKKNKGCYFCLNRHYGQCKQRRKCTKLTDNQPCKYSHHVLLHGAPFEVRDSPVPSVAGFEGAVTNPITAEDRSLLPVIQGNISNPSTGRTMAKACVFLDSGASLSLIKESTAKNLGLPGQNLTVTIGKIGASEEEFCTKLYSLIVQSVKGGPSFRIEAIGIPEICGEIAKVNTDVLAQLFGVENGELHRGSGHPDLLIGLDFVKFHSGETTVKGDVALRKCPLGPVLFGIGEGIGQKAGIHLLQEVHRAPDVSLKEFWSAEEMGIALNPCCLESPGEKKMTPIEKAEDEMIRKSAIKVGERWMIPIPWKRDPRELPDNYTQALARLQSTEKKLRQNDEYARMYQGQIDDLVARGCARKLTTEEIETYNGPVFYLSHHAVLRPEKESTPCRVVFNSAANFRGHCLNEYQCKGPNLLNSLLGVIMRFREKPIAIYGDISKMYHSILISPTVDANTHRFLWRDLENRPPDIYKKLVLTFGDKCSPAVANTALNLTAEEAAAQYPEAAEMILNSRYMDDIADSLDDDAEAEQRKDEADQILERGHFRIKKWTSNASRQETEPTTGEKFTLLSADDKVLGICWDRVSDTLHIACNNVNLNVKLGKIGEALPPIMTKRMILSVIAGVFDVIGYVSPFLITAKIGLQKLWRENYGWDDDISSQEKELWRQWFIQLRKLKEVQFDRCLTPTGAQGKPILIVCCDASEQAFGAVAHIRWLLDTGKFDVRFVMAKSKVAPLKSLGIPKLEINSCVLGARLNHTIRSNTRLDFEKTVLFTDSKIALAWIQSESRVYKPFVSVRVGEIQMKSDKADWRHIPSEDNVADDVSRGLQLDQLDGRWKNGASFLRRPEGEWPKDRGEIVGSTEKTAIESERRKVQIVSVTLAEIQDSESYIKRFSTLRKAITITAMRDRFIYNLKAVLGKQPKMTGDITLEEKQKAERTLIQDAQRALVPLMEKQKLNNLSPTKDENGTIVVKGRTRHLVSYDVHSPPILPATAWLSTLIVRHVHGNCGHPGIAACAAKVRRKHWILGVARLAKAVKRRCVFCREWAGKTELQVMADLPLCRLQPHTPPFHYTSVDLFGPINVRISRNKTDKAYGVLFTCLMVRAVYIDVATDYSTEGFLMVLRRFFAVRGYPTTLWSDRGSQLVGADAELRRAVENWEQAELKNFCHERQMEWKFFTPTAAHQNGCAESMIKTTKLAIKRAIGEQTLTALELQTVFFEITNLINSRPIGRCTNDPDDGPYLSPNDLLLGRASSTIPQGPFLETKNPRHRYEFCQKVVQNWWVRWYRDVFPELVPRKKWHSSERNVSVGDYVLVKDPNPIRGQWNKGLIIEVFPGDDGKVRNVRVKTARGKYERPITRIVVLYPVEGYED, from the coding sequence ATGGCAGCTACAGCTAAAGCCAAGAAAGAAAGAGGTATTGCCAAGGGATCCGTCACGAGAGCTGACAAAACGTTGTATGGTTTGATTGGCAGGAAACGGCCTTTGGTTGAAGTGAAAACGGCACATGAGACAGCTACTGCTGCCTATGAGGAACTGGTGAACAGACATCAAGAGTATTTGCGTACTCTTGATGAACCTTCCGATATTGAACGTGAAGATGAATGGCTTCAGGATCATGCCGATCGTTGTGACAAGTGGGCAGATGATGTGAATGATTACGCTGCTACATTCACCACGACAACTGTTACGCACCCTGCTGTTAGGCCAACGGTAGCTGCTCCGAAAATGGATTTAAAAGTCGATAGGGTGGAAAAGCCTACCTTTACGGGGAAAGTGCTTGACTACTTTCAATTCAGAAAGGACTTCAAGTTTGTGTATGCCAAATACTCTGAGGAAGAAACTCTTTACTGTCTTCGCAAAGCAGTAGGAGACGATGGCCGCAAATGGTTAGTCGCAGTGAACTCTGTGTCCGAAGCGTGGGCCATCCTGGACCAGCAATACGGTGATCCACGTGTAATTTCTGATGCAGTTTTGAACAGCCTTGCTAAGCAGAAACCGGTACCAGAGGAGGATATGACCAAGTTTGCAAACTTTTACCACCATATCAAGAGCGCAAAGAACATACTCGGGGAACTGCATCGCGCAAACGATTTAGACAACTCTACAACCCTGGCAACGATGGAATCAAAACTTAGTTACAATGACAGACTCAAATGGGCTAGATTTCAATTAGAAAAGGTTGTGGACCCTTGTGTTGATAGTTTTTTGAGGTTTTTGAATgttgaaatgaatgtaaagcgTATTGCTGGTGCGGAAATTCGTAGTGGGGCATCGAGTAATTATGGCAACGGTAGTCATAAATCCGGAAAGGTGTGCGCTGAAACCGCAAAATTACGCAATGAGGCCGCATCCTCAAATTCTTATGCTACAGTGTCATTTGGTAAATCAAAGGCCGCTCCATCTTCACCTGGAACCGCGTCCGCAGTTAATACTAGAGAACCTCCTAAAACCTCATGTTGGGTTTGTTCCGAGCAACATAGGCCCCAGGAATGTGGAAAATTTCTTGGGATGAGTCTAGGGCAGCGTTTATCTGAGGTAAAGAAAAACAAAGGTTGTTATTTTTGCCTAAACAGGCATTATGGCCAATGTAAACAAAGAAGAAAATGCACAAAGTTGACTGACAATCAACCCTGCAAATACAGTCACCATGTTTTGCTTCATGGAGCTCCCTTTGAAGTTAGAGACAGCCCTGTCCCTAGTGTGGCTGGATTTGAAGGTGCAGTGACCAACCCAATCACAGCAGAAGATCGAAGCCTCCTTCCTGTCATCCAAGGCAACATATCAAACCCATCCACTGGTCGTACAATGGCTAAGGCGTGTGTCTTTCTTGATAGTGGTGCCTCCCTTTCACTGATAAAGGAAAGCACGGCAAAGAACTTGGGACTTCCAGGACAAAACCTCACGGTGACCATTGGGAAAATTGGAGCGTCCGAGGAGGAGTTTTGTACAAAACTTTATAGTCTGATCGTGCAATCAGTCAAAGGGGGTCCAAGTTTCAGAATAGAGGCTATAGGTATTCCCGAAATTTGTGGTGAGATCGCTAAGGTGAACACAGATGTTTTAGCACAGCTGTTTGGGGTGGAAAATGGTGAACTTCATCGTGGTTCTGGTCACCCAGATTTATTGATTGGTCTGGACTTCGTTAAATTTCATAGTGGTGAGACAACGGTAAAAGGGGATGTAGCACTTAGGAAATGTCCATTAGGCCCAGTGTTATTTGGAATCGGTGAGGGAATTGGGCAGAAAGCTGGCATTCATCTCCTGCAAGAGGTTCATCGTGCTCCTGATGTCAGTCTTAAGGAATTCTGGTCTGCTGAGGAAATGGGGATTGCTCTGAATCCATGCTGCTTGGAAAGCCCAGGTGAGAAAAAGATGACTCCCATCGAGAAAGCAGAAGATGAGATGATCCGAAAATCAGCAATCAAGGTTGGAGAGCGATGGATGATTCCTATTCCATGGAAAAGGGACCCACGAGAGCTTCCTGATAACTACACTCAAGCACTGGCAAGATTACAGTCCACCGAAAAGAAGTTAAGACAGAACGATGAGTATGCGCGGATGTATCAGGGACAGATCGATGACCTTGTTGCACGAGGGTGTGCTAGGAAACTTACCACAGAGGAGATCGAAACCTACAATGGTCCGGTATTTTATCTGAGTCATCACGCTGTCCTCAGGCCAGAAAAGGAATCTACACCTTGTCGGGTTGTCTTCAACAGCGCAGCAAATTTTCGTGGTCACTGTCTGAATGAGTACCAGTGTAAAGGACCCAACCTGCTGAACAGCCTCCTGGGAGTGATCATGAGATTCCGCGAAAAACCCATTGCGATATATGGGGACATCTCCAAGATGTACCATTCGATTCTTATATCACCAACTGTCGATGCCAATACTCATAGGTTCTTGTGGCGCGACTTGGAAAACCGCCCTCCGGATATTTACAAAAAACTTGTGCTCACCTTTGGAGATAAATGTTCACCGGCAGTTGCAAACACGGCCCTCAACCTCACCGCTGAGGAAGCAGCTGCCCAGTACCCTGAAGCTGCTGAAATGATACTCAACTCGAGATACATGGATGACATAGCTGATAGCTTGGATGATGATGCTGAGGCAGAGCAGCGAAAAGATGAAGCCGaccaaatattggaaagagGCCATTTTCGGATCAAAAAGTGGACATCAAATGCCAGCCGCCAAGAAACAGAGCCGACGACAGGAGAAAAGTTCACTCTTCTTTCAGCTGATGACAAAGTTTTAGGCATCTGTTGGGATCGCGTATCTGACACGCTTCACATCGCTTGCAATAATGTCAACTTAAACGTAAAATTAGGCAAAATAGGAGAAGCGCTACCGCCAATCATGACCAAACGAATGATACTTAGTGTTATAGCGGGGGTATTCGATGTCATTGGATATGTCTCACCTTTTTTGATCACTGCCAAGATTGGGCTACAAAAACTGTGGCGTGAAAATTATGGATGGGACGATGATATTTCCAGTCAGGAGAAGGAGCTCTGGCGTCAGTGGTTCATACAGTTGAGAAAACTAAAAGAAGTCCAATTCGACCGATGTCTGACCCCGACAGGTGCACAAGGGAAACCAATTTTGATCGTCTGTTGCGATGCTTCGGAGCAAGCTTTTGGTGCTGTGGCCCACATAAGATGGCTTTTGGACACGGGAAAGTTTGATGTGCGTTTTGTCATGGCAAAATCCAAAGTTGCGCCTTTGAAATCTCTTGGTATCCCAAAGCTGGAAATCAATAGCTGTGTTTTAGGGGCACGGCTAAACCACACCATCAGATCGAATACACGTcttgattttgagaaaactgtTCTATTTACAGACTCGAAGATTGCATTAGCGTGGATTCAGTCCGAGTCCCGGGTGTATAAGCCATTTGTTTCCGTGAGAGTAGGGGAAATTCAGATGAAGAGTGACAAAGCTGATTGGCGGCACATCCCATCTGAAGACAACGTTGCAGATGATGTCAGTAGGGGCCTTCAACTAGACCAACTTGATGGACGTTGGAAAAATGGAGCCAGCTTCTTGCGGCGCCCCGAGGGAGAATGGCCAAAGGATAGAGGGGAAATCGTCGGGAGTACGGAGAAAACAGCCATAGAGTCGGAAAGGAGAAAGGTGCAGATTGTGTCAGTCACCCTTGCAGAAATCCAAGACAGCGAAAGTTACATCAAGAGGTTCTCAACGCTAAGAAAAGCCATTACGATAACGGCCATGAGAGACAGGTTTATATACAACCTGAAAGCAGTACTTGGAAAACAACCCAAAATGACAGGGGACATCACTCTGGAGGAAAAACAAAAGGCTGAGAGAACTCTTATACAAGATGCCCAACGTGCACTGGTACCACTCATGGAAAAACAGAAGTTAAACAATCTTTCACCGACAAAGGATGAAAATGGAACTATTGTAGTAAAAGGACGTACTCGGCATTTGGTTTCGTACGACGTACACAGTCCACCCATATTACCGGCCACTGCGTGGCTGTCGACACTCATAGTCCGACATGTGCATGGTAACTGTGGACACCCTGGGATAGCAGCTTGTGCAGCCAAGGTGAGAAGGAAGCACTGGATATTGGGTGTGGCACGCCTTGCCAAAGCAGTGAAAAGAAGATGTGTATTTTGTCGTGAATGGGCAGGAAAGACGGAACTACAAGTCATGGCTGATCTGCCATTGTGTCGCCTACAGCCGCACACTCCACCATTCCACTACACATCAGTTGACCTGTTTGGGCCAATAAACGTACGGATAAGCCGCAATAAGACTGATAAAGCATACGGTGTGCTATTTACCTGCCTTATGGTAAGAGCGGTTTACATTGATGTCGCCACTGACTACTCGACTGAAGGGTTTTTAATGGTGCTGAGAAGATTCTTTGCAGTAAGGGGATACCCAACAACCCTATGGAGCGATCGGGGAAGCCAGCTTGTAGGAGCAGATGCAGAGTTACGTCGTGCAGTTGAAAACTGGGAGCAAGCCGAATTGAAAAACTTCTGCCATGAAAGACAAATGGAGTGGAAGTTCTTCACGCCCACTGCAGCACATCAGAATGGCTGCGCAGAAAGTATGATAAAGACGACAAAGTTGGCGATCAAGAGGGCTATCGGAGAACAGACTCTTACAGCACTTGAACTACAAACGGTGTTCTTCGAAATAACGAATCTAATCAACTCGAGACCCATAGGACGATGTACTAATGATCCAGATGATGGTCCGTATCTGTCACCAAATGATCTGTTACTTGGTCGTGCCAGCTCCACAATTCCACAGGGACCGTTCTTGGAGACCAAAAATCCACGCCATAGATATGAGTTCTGTCAAAAGGTAGTACAAAACTGGTGGGTGCGTTGGTACCGCGATGTTTTTCCTGAACTTGTGCCTCGCAAAAAGTGGCACAGCTCGGAGCGCAATGTCTCAGTGGGGGACTACGTCCTGGTGAAAGATCCTAATCCTATTCGGGGTCAATGGAACAAGGGGCTGATAATAGAAGTGTTCCCAGGAGACGATGGAAAGGTTCGAAATGTTCGTGTAAAAACCGCGCGCGGAAAGTATGAACGCCCAATCACGAGGATTGTCGTTTTGTATCCAGTTGAAGGTTATGAAGATTAG